The Flaviramulus sp. BrNp1-15 genome has a window encoding:
- a CDS encoding CDP-alcohol phosphatidyltransferase family protein encodes MLTFKNFNIADWFSFYRIFAAPILLVLIWLDLRLAFTWFLLVSYSTDAIDGFLARKLKITSPRGSQLDSFGDQITLIIGLIGLFYFETDFIKTNLVLILIAFVPYILQMLIAYFKYGKATAFHTYLAKLSAILQSLFILWSLFFSPDYTLFYIMIIIGIVETAEEITLIFMYKNWASDVKGIYWALKDKRRLKKSK; translated from the coding sequence ATGCTCACATTTAAAAACTTCAATATAGCCGATTGGTTTTCATTTTATAGAATATTTGCTGCTCCTATTTTATTAGTTTTAATCTGGTTGGATTTACGCTTAGCTTTCACTTGGTTTTTATTAGTAAGTTATTCAACAGATGCAATTGATGGTTTTTTAGCCAGAAAATTAAAAATAACGAGTCCTAGGGGCTCTCAACTCGATTCTTTTGGAGATCAAATAACACTTATAATTGGGTTAATTGGATTATTTTATTTTGAAACCGATTTTATTAAAACCAATCTTGTTTTAATACTTATAGCATTTGTCCCCTACATTCTTCAAATGCTAATAGCATACTTTAAGTATGGAAAAGCAACAGCTTTTCATACTTATCTTGCTAAACTTTCGGCAATACTACAAAGTTTGTTCATTTTATGGTCACTATTTTTTAGTCCAGACTACACCCTATTTTATATTATGATTATTATAGGAATTGTTGAAACTGCCGAAGAGATTACTCTCATTTTTATGTATAAAAATTGGGCATCAGATGTAAAGGGAATTTATTGGGCTTTAAAAGATAAAAGGAGGCTTAAAAAAAGTAAATAA